One Polynucleobacter sp. SHI8 genomic window, ACCGCACGCGATTTACATCAGCACTATGGTATGAACTTAGATAGAGTGCGAGTGGTCTTACCAGGCACTGATCTAAATCATCGACTTGAACCAAGATCTCAAATGAGTGGAGATGACTGTAGTCCAATCAATTTACTGTCTGTCGGTTCTATTATTCCTCGTAAAGGGTTTCATGATCTGATCCCTGCGCTCGAGCCCTTAATTGACTTACCTTGGACTCTTTCGATTGCAGGGGATACTTCCCATAACCCAGAAGCTTATGAGCGCTTGATGATGGATATTAAGTATTTCCATTTAGAGGACCGGGTTACTGTACTTGGCGTAGTAACCAATGAGGACCTAGAAAACCTGTATGCTAAAGCAGACATATTTGTATTGGCATCACTTTTTGAGGGCTATGGCATGGTGTATGCTGAAGCCATGGCTCATGGTCTACCGATTATTGCGACAACGGGCGGTGCAATTCCGGATACCGTACCCCAAGAGGCAGGTTTATTAGTTGCGCCAGGAGATATTCCTGCTTTAACTATGGCGTTAAAAACACTGATACTAGATCCACTATATCGTGCTCAACTTGCATCCGGAGCACTTCAAGCAGCGCGTCTGCAGCCGACATGGGAAGATGCTATTCAGAATTTTGCGACTGCACTGAATCATCTTGTTCCGTCATGATTAAAACTCTTTGGTTGCGCAAGTCGCAATCAAAAAGAACATCGGTACCTAATAGATGTGTCTTAACTTCAAGGCGTAAAGCTTGATCCATGTGCTCAATTTGGGGTAAATTAAAACTCAGTCGTCCTGATCCCATCACAATAGGGGCAACAATCAGATGAAGACGATCAAGACACTTGGCCACGATGAAGCGCGAAATAGTTTCTGCACCACCCTCTATTAAAACGCGCTTCAGTCCTCGAGAAAATAAGTTTTTTAATATAAGTGCTGGATCAATAGCACCGTTTGTTGAGGGTAGTTCAAGCAAACTTACTTGAGGAGGAGGGGTAACAGAGGTTCCTTTTGCCACGATCCATATTTTTTGTACACCATCATCTTGCCAAATGAAGTGATGTTGCGTCAGTCGTGCTCTTGGATCAATGACCACCCGAGCAGGACTTTTTCCATTAATCTTTCGAACGGTCAGTTGGGGATTATCTGCAAGAACCGTGCCTACTCCAACCACAACGGCATCCACTAGAGCCCTCAATTGATGCAGATGGGTTAATCCCCTAGGCCCATTGACATATTTCGATTGGCCAGAGACCGTTGCAATCCTCCCATCCATAGTTTGACCAATTTGACCTACAACGAACATACTATCTACAGTCGGCTGTTGTAATGGTCCAAAAATGGCCTGTAAGGGTGAAAAAGGAAGCTGTTCTTTACTAAAAAAGTTTTCCAAAAAGTGATCCCACTCAGGATTCGGCTCAGCCGAAATCTTGTTATTGAGTACAGGTGACTGTAGCTTGGGTGAGGTCACAATCGTAAGGCCTTATTCAATGTTTTTGAAAACGCAGCAGCTCCAAAGCAATTTTTCGTAGAGTGAGATAATAGATAATTAGTTTACTAGTTAAATAAGCATACATGTAATTTCTGGCTTGTTACTTGGTTTTTGAGCAATATAAATATTAGATTTTAAAAAATGACGATACCTGATCCTTTGATAGAAGTTGACCGCGCTATTTCGGAATTACGCCGAGGCGCAATGGTGCGCGTTTACGACACCAATATGAGTTTCGTGGCTTTAGCAGTTGATGCTTTAACTCCGGATAATCTACATATATTGACCCAGATAGGTACTACTGCGCCTAAATTAGTATTGACCGGCAATCGGTTGAATGTTCTCGGTATTGATAAATCAGATCGTCCAGTCAGTATAGTTTCCCATCCTCAGGGCTTATCCCTTGATTTGATTGAATATTTAGCAAATCCTCTAGCGATTTTGAGGGCCCAGCCTGATATGACAGATTTGGAAATAAAGGATGCAGACTCATTAGCAAATGCATGTGTTACCTTGTCAAAATTGTCACGCCTTTTGCCTGCCGCACTCATCGTCGAAAGTGATGGCAATTCTGATACTTTCTCAGTTCAGGAGAGCTCAATCCAATCTTATATGACCATTGCAGCACAATCTTTGATCAAGGTAAGTGAGGCGCGCGTTCCCTTAGAGAATGCGGAAAATGTTCGTATAGTAGCCTTTCGCCCACGTGATGGTGGTATCGAGCACTTAGCAATTATTGTCGGCGAGATTAACACCGAAGAACCGGTTCTAGTAAGACTTCATTCTGAGTGCTTTACTGGAGATTTAATGGGCTCTTTACGATGTGATTGTGGCAATCAATTACGCGGTGCTATTAATGAAATGGCGTTGGCAGGTAGTGGAATTCTTTTATATCTTGCACAAGAAGGACGCGGTATTGGACTCGTTAATAAATTACGCGCATACCAATTGCAAGATGCCGGCTTTGATACAGTAGATGCTAATTTACAACTTGGTTTTGATGCCGATGAGCGTAATTATTTGCCCGCAGCGCAAATGCTCCGCATGCTTGGTGTTAGTCGAGTTAAATTGATGACAAATAATCCAGCGAAGATGACCTCTTTAGGTAAGCACAATATTGAAGTGGTGGAGCGTGTGCCACATATTTATCCTTCAAATAGACATAATGAGGCTTATCTCGATGTAAAGGCTAAAAAAAGTGGTCATTTATTTTAGAAATTGCCGCATTCTAAACCCACATTGCACAGCCCTTATTCTGTAGGGTTCATTAATAAGTTCAGAGCTTAAACCAAATACGCTCAAACACCCCATCTTTTTTAAAAAACAAATGGCTCAGACCTGCAATCACGTGTAATAAAGTAATCGAAATGAGCGCGAGTACTATGTAGCCGTGGATCTCAAACAATTGCTTTGCTAAGATCTGATCTTGAGGAATACCTGGCAATCCTGGCAGGTGAAAACCTCCCACGGTAATAAGCGCTGGATATGCAGTAACACCGGCCCAGCCAAATAAAGGAATTATCACCAATAGTAAGTACATCGCAATTTGTACTGATTTTGCCATTTGAATTTGCCAAAGGGCAAGCCCAATAGGGTATGGAGGTCTTTTAGAGTTCAGTTTGATAAGAACCCGCAGTCCAGTAATTAAAAGAACAGAAAAACCAATCAACTTGTGCCATGAATACAGAGTATTCGTTAGTTCATCCCATAAGTTAGCAGCTGATCGATTCGTCATCCAGAAGCCTAAAGTCAGGAGAGCGATAATCAACAGAGCAGTAAGCCAATGAATAATTCGTATCTTGTAAGAATAGGTCTGGGTCATTATTCAATTCGCATATGAAGATTGAGTCTAATCATTAAAAGATGAAGCAGTCAACCAGCATTTCTTTGGTTATTAGATAAGTTTTAATTTATACTAATTTTAGATTATTACTTTATAAAATTTACTATGCTAAGTAAATAGAAGAATAGACTCAAGCAAATAAAAATAATTCGGGAGATAAATGACTACTCAAAGAGATTTATTTAATCAGCTAAATTGTGAAAGTTGCTCAAATTAAACCTGAATGAAGGCAATCTACTTATGGTTTTAGGGTGTGGCAATGTTAATTTGCAGGTCCCTGCCTCCAGTCCAGGTTGGCGAACCAAAGCCAATTCAAAAAAGACTTACCTGGTTGTTTTTATTTAAATTACCCAACATAAAATAAAGGATCATAAATGTTGCGTTTTATTTTCATTTTATTTTTTTCTTTAGTCGGTTTTTTTGCGCAAGCACAAAGCAAACTTCCGCCCTTACAACCTCAAGAATTTCGCGTCACCTTGTTGGGCACTGGAAGTCCAACACCGTCAATGACACGTTTTGGTCCAGGGGTCTTGATACAAGCAGGTGGAAAGCATTTGTTAATTGACAGTGGTCGCGGAACAACTCAGCGAATTTGGCAATTGGGTATTAAGCTGGGCTTGATCGATGCAGTTTTCATCACTCATCTGCATTCTGATCATGTGGTGGGACTCCCCGACTTATGGCTTACAGGATGGTTAGAGACGAACTACGCACAGCGCAATGGCCCCTTTGTTGTTTATGGCCCAAAAG contains:
- a CDS encoding cytochrome b/b6 domain-containing protein, whose protein sequence is MTQTYSYKIRIIHWLTALLIIALLTLGFWMTNRSAANLWDELTNTLYSWHKLIGFSVLLITGLRVLIKLNSKRPPYPIGLALWQIQMAKSVQIAMYLLLVIIPLFGWAGVTAYPALITVGGFHLPGLPGIPQDQILAKQLFEIHGYIVLALISITLLHVIAGLSHLFFKKDGVFERIWFKL
- the ribA gene encoding GTP cyclohydrolase II; the protein is MTIPDPLIEVDRAISELRRGAMVRVYDTNMSFVALAVDALTPDNLHILTQIGTTAPKLVLTGNRLNVLGIDKSDRPVSIVSHPQGLSLDLIEYLANPLAILRAQPDMTDLEIKDADSLANACVTLSKLSRLLPAALIVESDGNSDTFSVQESSIQSYMTIAAQSLIKVSEARVPLENAENVRIVAFRPRDGGIEHLAIIVGEINTEEPVLVRLHSECFTGDLMGSLRCDCGNQLRGAINEMALAGSGILLYLAQEGRGIGLVNKLRAYQLQDAGFDTVDANLQLGFDADERNYLPAAQMLRMLGVSRVKLMTNNPAKMTSLGKHNIEVVERVPHIYPSNRHNEAYLDVKAKKSGHLF
- a CDS encoding RibD family protein, encoding MTSPKLQSPVLNNKISAEPNPEWDHFLENFFSKEQLPFSPLQAIFGPLQQPTVDSMFVVGQIGQTMDGRIATVSGQSKYVNGPRGLTHLHQLRALVDAVVVGVGTVLADNPQLTVRKINGKSPARVVIDPRARLTQHHFIWQDDGVQKIWIVAKGTSVTPPPQVSLLELPSTNGAIDPALILKNLFSRGLKRVLIEGGAETISRFIVAKCLDRLHLIVAPIVMGSGRLSFNLPQIEHMDQALRLEVKTHLLGTDVLFDCDLRNQRVLIMTEQDDSVQSQNSE
- a CDS encoding glycosyltransferase family 4 protein, which translates into the protein MKHLIFVYPGDLTTPTGGYAYDRRMIEGLERLGWQIQLISLGDGYPFIDQTQRDYARNKLLSLAKGVPMVIDGLALGVLPDLAPEIASRHPLIALIHHPLAFEYGLKDPEVKHLKQSETQALKNVVGVIANSPATARDLHQHYGMNLDRVRVVLPGTDLNHRLEPRSQMSGDDCSPINLLSVGSIIPRKGFHDLIPALEPLIDLPWTLSIAGDTSHNPEAYERLMMDIKYFHLEDRVTVLGVVTNEDLENLYAKADIFVLASLFEGYGMVYAEAMAHGLPIIATTGGAIPDTVPQEAGLLVAPGDIPALTMALKTLILDPLYRAQLASGALQAARLQPTWEDAIQNFATALNHLVPS